One stretch of Gadus macrocephalus chromosome 12, ASM3116895v1 DNA includes these proteins:
- the LOC132469838 gene encoding cold-inducible RNA-binding protein B-like isoform X2, producing the protein MADEGKLFIGGLCFDTDETSLKDAFCKYGHVLKADVVRDRETNKSRGFGFVTFENPTDAKDAMAAMDGKVVDGKQIRVDEAGKPSGRSGGSFRGSGPRGGFFRGGRRGDFGGYGQRSYQDRSYGDRSYSREGGFGGNRNYGDEERSYGGYRSGGHSRGGGGYNAGYSRDNRSQTSYGGEQRSGSYRDGYDSYASNE; encoded by the exons ATGGCTGACGAGGGGAAGCTGTTCATTGGGGGGCTGTGCTTCGACACGGACGAGACCAGCCTCAAGGACGCCTTCTGCAAGTACGGACACGTTTTGAAAG CTGACGTTGTGAGGGACCGAGAGACAAACAAATCGAGAGGATTTGGCTTTGTGACGTTTGAAAACCCCACAGATGCTAAAGACGCAATGGCTGCTATGGATGGGAAG GTTGTTGACGGTAAGCAGATCCGTGTGGATGAGGCCGGGAAGCCTAGTGGTCGTTCAGGAGGCTCGTTCCGTGGCTCTGGACCCCGGGGGGGGTTCTTCAGAGGGGGTAGACGAG GGGATTTCGGAGGGTACGGGCAGAGGTCCTACCAAGATAGAAGTTATGGAGATAGAAGTTACAGTAGAGAAGGAGGCTTTGGTGGGAATAGAAACTATGGCGATGAAGAGAGAAGTTACGGCGGATACCGGAGTGGCGGCCAcagccgtggtggtggtggatacAATGCCGGATATAGCCGGGACAACAG GAGTCAGACCAGCTATGGAGGAGAGCAGCGCTCTGGATCATACAGGGACGGCTATGACAGCTATG CCTCAAACgagtaa
- the LOC132469840 gene encoding cold-inducible RNA-binding protein-like isoform X1: MSSDEGKLFVGGISFDTTEQSLEDVFSKYGPISEVVIIKHRETQRSRGFGFITFENPEDAKDAMIAMNGKSLDGRPIRVDQAGNSGGGSRSGGYRGGNSGGGGGGDGGGYRGGRGGGGGRGRGFSYGSGGGDRSYSGGGGGGRAQGGGYGERSGGFGAVVTDAH, from the exons ATGTCGTCAGACGAAGGGAAGCTATTTGTCGGTGGTATCAGTTTTGACACAACTGAACAGTCACTCGAAGACGTATTTTCCAAATATGGTCCCATCAGTGAAG TTGTTATCATCAAGCACAGGGAGACGCAGAGGTCCAGAGGCTTCGGCTTTATCACCTTTGAGAATCCCGAAGATGCTAAGGATGCTATGATCGCCATGAATGGAAAG TCCCTGGACGGTAGGCCGATTCGCGTGGATCAAGCCGGAAACTCCGGTGGTGGAAGTCGTTCCGGTGGATACAGGGGGGGcaacagcggcggcggcggcggcggtgacggTGGCGGCTACAGGGGGGGACGCGGTGGCGGAGGAGGACGTGGACGTGGATTCTCGTATG GCAGTGGTGGTGGAGACAGAAGCtacagtggtggtggaggtggtggaag AGCACAAGGTGGCGGATACGGTGAACGCTCAGGAG GATTCGGTGCTGTGGTCACTGACGCCCACTGA
- the LOC132469838 gene encoding cold-inducible RNA-binding protein B-like isoform X1: MADEGKLFIGGLCFDTDETSLKDAFCKYGHVLKADVVRDRETNKSRGFGFVTFENPTDAKDAMAAMDGKVVDGKQIRVDEAGKPSGRSGGSFRGSGPRGGFFRGGRRGGSDYMEGDFGGYGQRSYQDRSYGDRSYSREGGFGGNRNYGDEERSYGGYRSGGHSRGGGGYNAGYSRDNRSQTSYGGEQRSGSYRDGYDSYASNE, encoded by the exons ATGGCTGACGAGGGGAAGCTGTTCATTGGGGGGCTGTGCTTCGACACGGACGAGACCAGCCTCAAGGACGCCTTCTGCAAGTACGGACACGTTTTGAAAG CTGACGTTGTGAGGGACCGAGAGACAAACAAATCGAGAGGATTTGGCTTTGTGACGTTTGAAAACCCCACAGATGCTAAAGACGCAATGGCTGCTATGGATGGGAAG GTTGTTGACGGTAAGCAGATCCGTGTGGATGAGGCCGGGAAGCCTAGTGGTCGTTCAGGAGGCTCGTTCCGTGGCTCTGGACCCCGGGGGGGGTTCTTCAGAGGGGGTAGACGAGGTGGGAGTGATTATATGGAAG GGGATTTCGGAGGGTACGGGCAGAGGTCCTACCAAGATAGAAGTTATGGAGATAGAAGTTACAGTAGAGAAGGAGGCTTTGGTGGGAATAGAAACTATGGCGATGAAGAGAGAAGTTACGGCGGATACCGGAGTGGCGGCCAcagccgtggtggtggtggatacAATGCCGGATATAGCCGGGACAACAG GAGTCAGACCAGCTATGGAGGAGAGCAGCGCTCTGGATCATACAGGGACGGCTATGACAGCTATG CCTCAAACgagtaa
- the LOC132469837 gene encoding mast cell protease 3-like — protein sequence MALHNTWVVLMLVLSLRGQVQTGKIFGGRKAVPHSRPYMVLLETRMWNDETRFCHGFLISDQFVVTAAHCQACIYNVYVGLDKFKNDQPPKGIQVSRAIPHEFFNNETKINNLMLLQLSEKVNFTDHVRRINLASQGDHLPQCCIVSGWEFSRKKQMARRLREVEVTLVNRTHPAELHAYFSLGRIGPSKGDSGGPLVCEGGVAYGVVSVSTKCLKVYTKIPDYLGWIEGHMRKK from the exons ATGGCGCTGCACAATACCTGGGTGGTCCTGATGCTGGTCCTTAGCCTTCGTGGTCAAG TTCAAACAGGGAAAATCTTTGGGGGACGCAAAGCTGTCCCTCATAGTAGACCCTACATGGTGCTTTTGGAAACGAGAATGTGGAATGACGAAACCAGATTTTGTCACGGCTTCCTGATCAGCGATCAGTTTGTGGTGACAGCTGCTCACTGCCAGGCCTG TATCTATAACGTCTATGTAGGTCTTGATAAGTTCAAGAATGATCAACCTCCGAAGGGCATTCAAGTGAGTCGAGCAATTCCACATGAGTTCTTCAATAATGAAACAAAAATCAACAACTTGATGTTACTGCAG TTAAGCGAGAAGGTAAATTTCACAGACCATGTCAGACGGATTAATTTAGCAAGCCAAGGTGATCATCTGCCTCAATGCTGTATAGTCTCTGGCTGGGAATTTAGCAGAAAAAAACAGATGGCCAGGAGGCTGAGGGAAGTTGAGGTCACACTTGTGAATCGTACACACCCTGCTGAGCTCCATGCATACTTCTCCCTTGGAAGAATTGGACCTTCAAAG GGAGACTCTGGTGGTCCACTTGTTTGTGAGGGTGGAGTGGCGTACGGTGTTGTGTCAGTTAGCACAAAGTGCTTAAAAGTGTACACTAAAATCCCAGACTACCTTGGTTGGATTGAAGGCCACATGAGGAAAAAGTGA
- the LOC132469835 gene encoding mast cell protease 1A-like codes for MALHNTWVVLMLVLSLRGQVQTGKIIGGRPAVPHSRPYMVLLELKTLQGTTIYCDGFLISDQFVVTAAHCQARIYKVFVGLHKFKNDPPPKAIQVKREIPHEDYNNKTKINDLMLLQLSERVNFTEDVGPINLAHRGDHLPQRCIVSGWGFSEENPNDMASELREVNVTLVNRTLPAERHAYFSGGKIGPSYGDSGGPLVCECEVAYGVVSCGRQDVKVYTKIPDYLCWIERHIRKKVTPECHR; via the exons ATGGCGCTGCACAATACCTGGGTGGTCCTGATGCTGGTCCTTAGCCTTCGTGGTCAAG TTCAAACAGGGAAAATCATCGGGGGACGCCCAGCTGTCCCTCATAGTAGACCCTACATGGTGCTTTTGGAATTGAAAACTTTGCAGGGAACCACCATATATTGTGATGGCTTCCTGATCAGCGATCAGTTTGTGGTGACAGCTGCTCACTGCCAGGCCCG TATCTATAAGGTCTTTGTAGGTCTTCATAAGTTCAAAAATGATCCTCCTCCGAAGGCCATTCAAGTGAAGCGAGAAATTCCACATGAGGActacaataataaaacaaaaattaaCGACTTGATGTTACTGCAG TTAAGTGAGAGGGTAAACTTCACAGAGGATGTCGGTCCGATTAATTTAGCACACCGAGGTGATCATCTACCTCAACGCTGTATAGTCTCTGGCTGGGGATTTAGCGAAGAGAATCCGAACGACATGGCCAGCGAGCTGAGGGAAGTTAATGTTACCCTTGTGAATCGTACACTCCCTGCTGAGCGCCATGCATACTTCTCCGGTGGAAAAATCGGACCTTCATAT GGAGACTCTGGCGGTCCACTTGTTTGTGAATGTGAAGTGGCGTACGGTGTTGTGTCATGCGGAAGACAGGACGTAAAAGTGTACACCAAAATCCCAGACTATCTTTGTTGGATTGAACGCCACATAAGGAAAAAAGTGACTCCAGAATGTCATCGTTAA
- the LOC132469165 gene encoding granzyme B(G,H)-like produces the protein MALHNTWVVLMLVLSLRGQVQTGKIFGGRPAVPHSRPYMVLLELKTFQGTTIYCDGFLISDQFVVTAAHCQARIYNVYVGLHKFKNDQTTKAIQVCQAIPHEDFNEKTISNDLMLLQLSEKVNVTEHVRPINLASRGDHLPQRCIVSGWGFSEENPNEMASELREVNVTLVNHTLPADRHVYSSLGESGPSNGDSGGPLVCDGEVAYGVVSGGTKYFKLYTKIPDYLGWILGHMRKK, from the exons ATGGCGCTGCACAATACCTGGGTGGTCCTGATGCTGGTCCTTAGCCTTCGGGGTCAAG TTCAAACAGGGAAAATCTTTGGGGGACGCCCAGCTGTCCCTCATAGCAGACCCTACATGGTGCTTTTGGAATTGAAAACTTTCCAGGGAACCACCATATATTGTGACGGCTTCCTGATCAGCGATCAGTTTGTGGTGACAGCTGCTCACTGCCAGGCCCG TATCTATAACGTCTATGTAGGTCTTCATAAGTTCAAGAATGATCAAACTACAAAGGCCATTCAAGTGTGTCAAGCAATTCCACATGAGGACTTCAATGAAAAAACAATATCGAATGACTTAATGCTACTGCAG TTAAGTGAGAAGGTAAACGTCACAGAGCATGTCAGACCGATTAATTTAGCAAGCCGAGGTGATCATCTGCCTCAACGCTGTATAGTCTCTGGCTGGGGATTTAGCGAAGAGAATCCCAACGAGATGGCCAGCGAGCTGAGGGAAGTTAATGTTACCCTTGTGAATCATACACTCCCTGCTGATCGCCATGTTTACTCCTCCCTTGGAGAAAGCGGACCTTCCAAT GGAGACTCTGGCGGTCCACTTGTTTGTGACGGTGAAGTGGCGTACGGTGTTGTGTCAGGCGGCACAAAGTACTTCAAACTGTACACTAAAATCCCAGACTATCTTGGTTGGATTTTAGGCCACATGAGGAAAAAGTGA
- the LOC132469840 gene encoding cold-inducible RNA-binding protein-like isoform X2, with protein sequence MSSDEGKLFVGGISFDTTEQSLEDVFSKYGPISEVVIIKHRETQRSRGFGFITFENPEDAKDAMIAMNGKSLDGRPIRVDQAGNSGGGSRSGGYRGGNSGGGGGGDGGGYRGGRGGGGGRGRGFSYGSGGGDRSYSGGGGGGRAQGGGYGERSGGDDGGW encoded by the exons ATGTCGTCAGACGAAGGGAAGCTATTTGTCGGTGGTATCAGTTTTGACACAACTGAACAGTCACTCGAAGACGTATTTTCCAAATATGGTCCCATCAGTGAAG TTGTTATCATCAAGCACAGGGAGACGCAGAGGTCCAGAGGCTTCGGCTTTATCACCTTTGAGAATCCCGAAGATGCTAAGGATGCTATGATCGCCATGAATGGAAAG TCCCTGGACGGTAGGCCGATTCGCGTGGATCAAGCCGGAAACTCCGGTGGTGGAAGTCGTTCCGGTGGATACAGGGGGGGcaacagcggcggcggcggcggcggtgacggTGGCGGCTACAGGGGGGGACGCGGTGGCGGAGGAGGACGTGGACGTGGATTCTCGTATG GCAGTGGTGGTGGAGACAGAAGCtacagtggtggtggaggtggtggaag AGCACAAGGTGGCGGATACGGTGAACGCTCAGGAG GTGACGATGGTGGTTGGTAG
- the LOC132469168 gene encoding granzyme B(G,H)-like — protein MALHNTWVVLMLVLSLRGQVQTGKIFGGRPAVPHSRPYMVLLELKTFQGTTIYCDGFLISDQFVVTAAHCQARIYNVYVGLHKFKNDQTPKAIQVSQAIPHEDYNEKPISNDLMLLQLSEKVNVTEHVRPINLASRGDHLPQRCIVSGWGFSEENPTKMASELREVNVTLVNHTLPADRHVYSSLGESGPSNGDSGGPLVCDGEVAYGVVSGGTKNFKLYTKIPDYLGWILGHMRKK, from the exons ATGGCGCTGCACAATACCTGGGTGGTCCTGATGCTGGTCCTTAGCCTTCGGGGTCAAG TTCAAACAGGGAAAATCTTTGGGGGACGCCCAGCTGTCCCTCATAGCAGACCCTACATGGTGCTTTTGGAATTGAAAACTTTCCAGGGAACCACCATATATTGTGACGGCTTCCTGATCAGCGATCAGTTTGTGGTGACAGCTGCTCACTGCCAGGCCCG TATCTATAACGTCTATGTAGGTCTTCATAAGTTCAAGAATGATCAAACTCCGAAGGCCATTCAAGTGAGTCAAGCAATTCCACATGAGGACTACAATGAAAAACCAATATCAAACGACTTAATGCTACTGCAG TTAAGTGAGAAGGTAAACGTCACAGAGCATGTCAGACCGATTAATTTAGCAAGCCGAGGTGATCATCTGCCTCAACGCTGTATAGTCTCTGGCTGGGGATTTAGCGAAGAGAATCCCACCAAGATGGCCAGCGAGCTGAGGGAAGTTAATGTTACCCTTGTGAATCATACACTCCCTGCTGATCGCCATGTTTACTCCTCCCTTGGAGAAAGCGGACCTTCCAAT GGAGACTCTGGCGGTCCACTTGTTTGTGACGGTGAAGTGGCGTACGGTGTTGTGTCAGGCGGCACAAAGAACTTCAAACTGTACACTAAAATCCCAGACTATCTTGGTTGGATTTTAGGCCACATGAGGAAAAAGTGA
- the LOC132469836 gene encoding granzyme B(G,H)-like isoform X2, translated as MLVLSLRGQVQTGKIIGGCKAVPHSRPYMVLLEMKTLQGTIYCDGFLISDQFVVTAAHCQARIYNVYVGLHKFKNDQTPKAIQVSQAIPHEDYNEKPISNDLMLLQLSEKVNVTEHDRPINLASRGDHLPQRCIVSGWGFSEENPNEMASELREVNVTLVNHTLPADRHVYSSLGESGPSNGDSGGPLVCDGEVAYGVVSGGTKNFKLYTKIPDYLGWILGHVRKK; from the exons ATGCTGGTCCTTAGCCTTCGGGGTCAAG TTCAAACAGGGAAAATCATCGGGGGATGCAAAGCTGTCCCTCACAGCAGACCCTACATGGTGCTTTTGGAAATGAAAACTTTGCAGGGAACCATATATTGTGACGGCTTCCTGATCAGCGATCAGTTTGTGGTGACAGCTGCTCACTGCCAGGCCCG TATCTATAACGTCTATGTAGGTCTTCATAAGTTCAAGAATGATCAAACTCCGAAGGCCATTCAAGTGAGTCAAGCAATTCCACATGAGGACTACAATGAAAAACCAATATCGAACGACTTAATGCTACTGCAG TTAAGTGAGAAGGTAAACGTCACAGAGCATGACAGACCGATTAATTTAGCAAGCCGAGGTGATCATCTGCCTCAACGCTGTATAGTCTCTGGCTGGGGATTTAGCGAAGAGAATCCCAACGAGATGGCCAGCGAGCTGAGGGAAGTTAATGTTACCCTTGTGAATCATACACTCCCTGCTGATCGCCATGTTTACTCCTCCCTTGGAGAAAGCGGACCTTCCAAT GGAGACTCTGGCGGTCCACTTGTTTGTGACGGTGAAGTGGCGTACGGTGTTGTGTCAGGCGGCACAAAGAACTTCAAACTGTACACTAAAATCCCAGACTATCTTGGTTGGATTTTAGGCCACGTGAGGAAAAAGTGA
- the LOC132469836 gene encoding granzyme B(G,H)-like isoform X1: MALHNTWVVLMLVLSLRGQVQTGKIIGGRPAVPHSRPYMVLLELKTLQGTTIFCDGFLISNEFVVTAAHCQARIYNVYVGLHKFKNDQTPKAIQVSQAIPHEDYNEKPISNDLMLLQLSEKVNVTEHDRPINLASRGDHLPQRCIVSGWGFSEENPNEMASELREVNVTLVNHTLPADRHVYSSLGESGPSNGDSGGPLVCDGEVAYGVVSGGTKNFKLYTKIPDYLGWILGHVRKK; the protein is encoded by the exons ATGGCGCTGCACAATACCTGGGTGGTCCTGATGCTGGTCCTTAGCCTTCGGGGTCAAG TTCAAACAGGGAAAATCATCGGGGGACGCCCAGCTGTCCCTCATAGTAGACCCTACATGGTGCTTTTGGAATTGAAAACTTTGCAGGGAACCACCATATTTTGTGACGGCTTCCTGATCAGCAATGAGTTTGTGGTGACAGCTGCTCACTGCCAGGCCCG TATCTATAACGTCTATGTAGGTCTTCATAAGTTCAAGAATGATCAAACTCCGAAGGCCATTCAAGTGAGTCAAGCAATTCCACATGAGGACTACAATGAAAAACCAATATCGAACGACTTAATGCTACTGCAG TTAAGTGAGAAGGTAAACGTCACAGAGCATGACAGACCGATTAATTTAGCAAGCCGAGGTGATCATCTGCCTCAACGCTGTATAGTCTCTGGCTGGGGATTTAGCGAAGAGAATCCCAACGAGATGGCCAGCGAGCTGAGGGAAGTTAATGTTACCCTTGTGAATCATACACTCCCTGCTGATCGCCATGTTTACTCCTCCCTTGGAGAAAGCGGACCTTCCAAT GGAGACTCTGGCGGTCCACTTGTTTGTGACGGTGAAGTGGCGTACGGTGTTGTGTCAGGCGGCACAAAGAACTTCAAACTGTACACTAAAATCCCAGACTATCTTGGTTGGATTTTAGGCCACGTGAGGAAAAAGTGA